The Acidobacteriota bacterium genome contains a region encoding:
- the nusA gene encoding transcription termination factor NusA produces MSSELFQQIELIGREKGLDTEVVIQALEEAYAAATRKYYSSKQDFGARFDRDSGKFEVFSKHTVVEEDDLADPNTEIVLDEAKKLHPDAELGIILETPFDYPEAPLTRIAAQAAKQVIYQKVKEAERELVYEEYADRVGELMTGVVKRFDRGDMILDLGRTEGIVNRREQSRAEHYNPGDRVRTVLTEVERLGKGPQLVMSRGSGLLVTKLFEMEVPEIYDGTVMIVNVARDAGERSKVAVASKDRDVDPVGACVGMKGSRVQAVIRELRGEKIDIVQFDEDDALYVRNALNPAQINRVVVRDYETREME; encoded by the coding sequence ATGAGCAGCGAACTGTTCCAGCAGATCGAATTGATCGGTCGGGAAAAAGGTCTCGATACCGAGGTCGTCATCCAGGCCCTCGAGGAGGCTTACGCGGCTGCAACCCGTAAGTACTACTCGAGCAAACAGGACTTCGGCGCGCGCTTCGATCGTGACTCCGGCAAGTTTGAGGTGTTCTCTAAACACACCGTGGTGGAAGAGGACGATCTGGCCGATCCCAACACGGAAATCGTCCTGGACGAGGCCAAGAAGCTTCACCCGGACGCCGAACTGGGGATCATCCTCGAGACGCCGTTCGACTACCCCGAAGCCCCGTTGACCCGAATCGCCGCTCAGGCGGCCAAGCAGGTCATCTATCAAAAGGTCAAGGAAGCCGAGCGGGAGCTGGTCTACGAGGAGTATGCCGACCGTGTCGGAGAGTTGATGACCGGCGTCGTCAAGCGATTCGATCGCGGCGACATGATCCTCGACCTCGGAAGAACCGAGGGCATCGTCAATCGGCGGGAGCAGTCCCGCGCTGAGCATTACAACCCCGGCGATCGCGTTCGAACCGTCCTGACGGAAGTCGAGCGGCTGGGTAAGGGTCCGCAGCTGGTCATGTCCCGTGGCAGCGGTCTTCTGGTGACGAAACTGTTCGAGATGGAAGTTCCCGAGATCTACGACGGCACCGTCATGATCGTCAACGTGGCCCGTGATGCCGGCGAACGCAGCAAGGTCGCGGTGGCGTCCAAGGACCGAGACGTTGACCCGGTTGGCGCATGCGTCGGCATGAAGGGTTCGCGGGTTCAGGCGGTTATCCGTGAACTCCGTGGCGAGAAGATCGACATCGTCCAGTTCGACGAAGACGACGCGCTTTACGTGCGCAACGCCCTCAACCCGGCGCAGATCAATCGTGTCGTTGTTCGAGACTACGAAACCCGCGAGATGGAAG
- a CDS encoding ribosome maturation factor RimP, with protein MGLSHQDRLDGLSSLAREAVVELGLEFVELLLQGSSRHRTLIVIIDRAGIQGVTHDDCKRVTQSVGERLDESPLLPDAYNLEVSSPGIDRPIRTEDDIRRNIGREIMVTTTEPIEGATEFRGLLVGGDRTLLRIERPTSGGALEIPISAIDSARQHVGI; from the coding sequence ATGGGATTGTCTCATCAGGATCGGCTCGATGGCCTCAGCTCCCTTGCGAGGGAAGCGGTGGTCGAGTTGGGTCTGGAGTTCGTCGAACTCCTCCTGCAGGGCTCGTCCCGACATCGGACGCTGATCGTCATCATCGACCGTGCCGGCATTCAGGGAGTGACCCACGACGACTGCAAGAGGGTGACACAGTCGGTTGGGGAACGGCTCGACGAGTCGCCGTTGCTTCCCGACGCGTACAACCTCGAGGTCTCGTCTCCCGGAATCGACCGTCCAATCAGAACGGAAGACGACATTCGTAGAAACATCGGTCGCGAAATCATGGTGACGACGACCGAACCGATCGAGGGTGCGACGGAATTCCGTGGTCTCCTCGTAGGGGGTGACCGGACCCTCTTGCGTATCGAACGACCGACGTCCGGCGGTGCCCTCGAAATCCCAATCTCGGCGATCGATTCGGCACGGCAACACGTCGGCATCTAG
- a CDS encoding tetratricopeptide repeat protein, producing MTAIVMTLAMLPGGPLLAQEEPAQEAAVPEAADLSEGNRLVREAKYEEAEALLAELQNDFPTDVDLLLMRGELLLQLQRAEDARDVLSAAVELDAERERIQFQLGSALVRLNQTDEALERFGAELENTEDSAILRLSRLNRSMLFEQKKQWKDAAAELEALLVGDEVEKEIFADLVSLYLRDKALDQAVDALERGKSAGFESSLHYYSAGAHLFRADRLEEALQLFEQALSIDSDMARAERSLAAVLNKLKRTDEALVHLRRYLELDPTAKDAEKVREQIRVLTVETAGAP from the coding sequence TTGACGGCCATCGTGATGACCCTCGCCATGCTTCCCGGCGGGCCGCTGCTCGCCCAGGAAGAACCCGCCCAGGAAGCGGCCGTCCCGGAGGCGGCCGACCTCTCGGAAGGCAACCGTCTCGTGCGGGAAGCCAAGTACGAGGAGGCCGAGGCCCTACTGGCGGAGTTACAGAACGATTTCCCGACCGATGTCGATCTTCTGCTCATGCGTGGCGAGCTGCTACTCCAACTTCAGCGGGCCGAAGACGCCCGCGACGTTCTCAGCGCCGCCGTCGAGCTCGATGCGGAACGAGAACGGATCCAGTTCCAACTCGGTAGCGCGTTGGTTCGGCTCAACCAGACCGACGAGGCTCTCGAACGGTTCGGTGCGGAGCTGGAGAACACCGAAGACTCGGCGATTCTCCGGCTGAGCCGGCTAAATCGATCGATGCTCTTCGAGCAGAAGAAACAGTGGAAAGACGCCGCCGCCGAACTCGAGGCCCTGCTGGTGGGTGACGAGGTCGAGAAGGAGATCTTCGCCGATCTCGTGTCGCTCTACCTGCGGGACAAGGCGTTGGATCAGGCGGTCGACGCACTCGAACGCGGCAAGTCGGCCGGGTTCGAATCGTCACTTCATTACTATAGTGCGGGTGCCCATCTCTTCCGGGCGGATCGACTTGAGGAGGCGCTGCAGCTCTTCGAACAGGCGCTATCCATCGACTCCGACATGGCGCGGGCCGAGCGGAGCCTCGCCGCGGTCCTCAACAAGCTAAAGCGGACCGACGAAGCGCTGGTCCATCTGCGCCGATATCTGGAGTTGGACCCGACGGCGAAGGACGCCGAGAAGGTCCGGGAACAGATTCGGGTCCTGACGGTGGAGACCGCCGGCGCTCCTTGA
- a CDS encoding tetratricopeptide repeat protein, whose translation MTSVRPIALLLLLALHLACSNPDSAGQDPRADPPLPEGLEPAVRAALEAARGGDAGDLARLYHANKLFAHARRSYEKASESDPDEGEWPYLLGAMELNRGHPREAAVALETATRRSPDYLPAWIRLGRAHLDIGNIDAARRAFEEATRLAPGSPWPLLGLGRVARTEDNPARAIEHLQRAIQIEPQLRTAHYLLAQIYREVGDTERSTRSLSAFRDSGADPELQDPWLRAVEQRELGDQSILKEAAAALVAGDLSGAERRYVDVLTRHPEDYGALLNLGIVYFAQRRLDAAERQFRRTIDLRADDPHGHHALARCLLATSRVDEARTHLREVVRLDPGNREAADLLSQIGSSTP comes from the coding sequence GTGACTTCAGTCCGGCCCATCGCGCTCTTACTGCTGCTGGCCCTCCATCTGGCCTGCTCGAATCCGGATTCCGCTGGACAAGACCCTCGTGCCGATCCACCCCTACCGGAGGGGTTGGAGCCGGCCGTGAGAGCCGCCCTCGAGGCCGCTCGTGGTGGGGATGCCGGTGATCTCGCCCGCCTGTACCACGCAAACAAGTTGTTCGCCCACGCACGCCGCTCGTACGAGAAGGCAAGCGAGAGCGATCCGGACGAGGGCGAGTGGCCTTATCTTCTTGGTGCGATGGAACTGAATCGTGGTCACCCACGGGAAGCAGCGGTCGCACTGGAGACCGCGACACGACGGTCTCCGGATTATCTTCCCGCATGGATCCGCCTCGGTCGCGCGCACCTCGATATCGGCAACATCGATGCGGCGAGACGGGCGTTCGAGGAAGCGACCCGTCTCGCGCCTGGTTCCCCGTGGCCGCTGCTCGGTCTCGGGCGGGTGGCGCGAACCGAGGACAACCCGGCGAGAGCGATCGAACATCTGCAGCGGGCGATTCAAATCGAGCCGCAGCTGCGAACGGCCCACTACCTCCTGGCGCAGATCTATCGTGAGGTCGGAGACACGGAGCGCTCGACACGGTCTCTCTCGGCGTTTCGTGATTCGGGTGCAGACCCGGAGCTGCAGGACCCGTGGCTACGCGCCGTGGAACAACGGGAACTGGGTGACCAGAGCATCCTGAAGGAGGCCGCAGCGGCCCTGGTGGCAGGAGACCTCAGCGGTGCCGAACGACGTTACGTCGATGTCCTGACACGACATCCGGAGGACTACGGCGCCCTCCTCAATCTCGGAATCGTCTACTTCGCCCAACGACGCCTGGACGCGGCAGAACGTCAGTTCCGGCGGACCATCGATTTGCGGGCCGACGACCCTCACGGCCACCACGCCCTGGCCCGCTGCCTGTTGGCAACGTCGCGGGTGGACGAGGCGCGGACCCATCTCAGGGAGGTCGTTCGGCTGGATCCGGGAAACCGGGAGGCCGCGGACCTCCTCTCACAGATCGGCTCCTCGACCCCCTGA
- a CDS encoding CRTAC1 family protein — MKRGILLPLLLLLWGCPPQGERSVTLVFEDVAAEAGIRFAHRNGATGDFNYPELMSGGVSFADIDGDGFLDVYTVQGGELPDDRSSSGDANRLFRNNGVGGFEDVTERSGTGDTRYGTGVVAADYDNDGDIDLYVTNLGRNTLFSNDGDGRFADATEHAGVGDVGYSTAATFVDYDQDGFLDLYVANYIDWAPPIERPCFAPNGLRDYCSPGVYDRPARDTLYRNEGDGTFRNVTIEAGIQDRRGAGLGVIATDLTGDGLDDIFVANDQMPNTLWVGHPDRSFSEQALSRGCALNESGRSEASMGIAIGDVDGDDDWDLFLTHLDGETNTYYRNDAGFFQDVTDQYVLGGISREFTGFGTGFADFDCDGILDLVIANGSVRLGDSMLAGDYGEPNQLFRGTDVRRYDDVSHVLGSPELREVSRGAALGDYDNDGDIDILIGNNEGPVRLYRNDSCRDAHWLGVRLVDGGPGTHGIGAIVTLTTDARRMRRLIQPAYSYGASHDPRAHFGLGDDPGPYEVEIAWPGGRVTTHVIESVDRYIHLSPTSGTPL; from the coding sequence ATGAAGCGTGGAATCCTGCTACCGCTGCTGCTCCTTCTCTGGGGTTGCCCTCCTCAGGGTGAGCGTTCGGTCACCCTGGTCTTCGAAGATGTCGCCGCCGAAGCCGGCATTCGCTTTGCCCACCGGAACGGCGCAACCGGCGACTTCAATTACCCCGAACTGATGAGCGGTGGCGTCTCGTTCGCGGATATCGACGGCGATGGTTTTCTCGATGTCTACACTGTCCAGGGCGGTGAACTGCCCGACGATCGATCTTCCAGCGGCGATGCAAACCGTCTATTCCGCAATAACGGCGTAGGCGGTTTCGAGGATGTCACCGAGCGATCGGGCACAGGCGACACGCGTTACGGAACCGGCGTCGTCGCCGCCGACTATGACAACGATGGCGACATCGATCTCTACGTCACCAATCTCGGTCGTAACACGCTGTTCAGCAACGACGGCGACGGCAGGTTTGCAGATGCGACGGAACACGCCGGTGTCGGTGACGTCGGCTACTCCACGGCGGCGACGTTCGTCGACTACGATCAGGACGGGTTTCTCGATCTGTACGTGGCCAATTACATCGATTGGGCGCCCCCGATCGAACGACCTTGCTTTGCTCCGAACGGGCTTCGAGACTACTGCAGTCCGGGCGTCTATGACCGTCCGGCACGAGACACCCTGTATCGCAACGAGGGCGATGGGACGTTTCGAAACGTGACGATCGAAGCCGGAATTCAAGACCGAAGAGGTGCCGGTCTCGGTGTGATTGCGACCGACCTGACCGGAGACGGCCTGGACGACATCTTCGTGGCCAACGACCAGATGCCCAATACGCTGTGGGTCGGTCATCCCGATCGGTCGTTCTCGGAGCAGGCGCTTTCACGCGGTTGCGCTCTGAACGAGTCCGGTCGATCCGAGGCCAGCATGGGCATCGCGATCGGAGATGTGGACGGGGACGACGATTGGGACCTGTTCTTGACCCACCTGGACGGAGAAACGAATACCTACTACCGAAACGACGCCGGGTTCTTTCAGGACGTGACCGACCAGTACGTGCTGGGTGGAATTAGCCGGGAATTCACGGGGTTCGGGACCGGTTTCGCCGACTTCGACTGCGATGGCATTCTCGATCTTGTCATCGCCAACGGTTCGGTTCGACTGGGCGACTCCATGCTGGCCGGCGATTACGGCGAACCGAACCAGCTCTTTCGCGGAACCGACGTGCGTCGCTACGACGACGTCTCCCATGTTCTGGGGTCACCGGAGCTGCGGGAGGTCTCGCGTGGTGCCGCCCTCGGCGATTACGACAATGACGGCGACATCGATATTCTCATCGGAAACAACGAGGGCCCCGTCCGTCTCTACCGGAACGATAGTTGCCGCGACGCACATTGGCTGGGAGTCCGGTTGGTCGATGGCGGTCCCGGGACTCATGGCATCGGCGCAATCGTCACGCTGACGACCGACGCTCGTCGTATGCGACGACTGATCCAACCGGCCTACAGCTATGGCGCCAGTCATGACCCGCGAGCTCACTTCGGCCTCGGCGACGACCCGGGCCCCTATGAAGTCGAGATTGCCTGGCCCGGTGGCCGCGTAACAACCCACGTTATCGAATCCGTGGACCGCTACATTCACCTTTCGCCGACGTCCGGAACGCCTCTGTGA
- a CDS encoding DUF1570 domain-containing protein, which produces MRSFQSASIVLLCLIGLVWPVAVGKTGEGWSELRTTHFHLFSNADAEQVRAVATELERLRDLLESYFGLVVETPRRPLSVYVFRSLRSSRRVLPDGGEIDRSGGVYFSDGETDFIAIHAVAGADVVSLAYHEYLHYVIRQVARDAPLWFSEGMAELFETTKTTAYEGEVGRVATQHVETLKRGLLLSPRAVLETTPRSLAYRDAVLKPRFHAQSWAFVRYLLTLSVAEGARGGLLEKLRESMKPESLIEAMETSWASGFSDDATITIPLSRPISQEGIPKAIDRVEMTRRLGDLAAVHSPKRAKNYFRAALSADDRHAASHAGLGKLLIREGDTAEGLRHLRWAVELEPNDPRFRRLLGLAVGE; this is translated from the coding sequence ATGCGTTCATTCCAATCCGCATCGATCGTGCTTCTCTGCCTGATAGGGCTTGTCTGGCCCGTGGCCGTCGGGAAGACAGGTGAGGGTTGGAGCGAACTCCGAACGACCCACTTTCATCTGTTCAGCAATGCCGACGCCGAGCAGGTGAGGGCCGTTGCGACGGAATTGGAGCGACTCCGGGACCTGCTGGAGAGTTACTTCGGGCTGGTCGTCGAGACGCCCCGTCGCCCGCTGTCGGTCTACGTCTTTCGCAGCTTGCGGTCCTCCCGGCGGGTACTACCCGATGGGGGAGAGATCGATCGGTCGGGAGGCGTCTACTTCAGTGACGGCGAGACGGATTTTATCGCGATCCACGCAGTTGCCGGTGCCGACGTCGTCTCCCTCGCCTATCACGAGTACTTGCACTACGTGATCCGGCAGGTCGCGCGGGACGCACCTCTCTGGTTCAGCGAGGGGATGGCCGAGCTCTTTGAAACGACGAAGACGACGGCGTACGAGGGGGAGGTCGGTCGAGTTGCGACCCAGCATGTCGAGACCCTCAAGCGTGGTCTTCTGCTCTCGCCACGCGCGGTGCTCGAGACGACTCCGCGGTCACTGGCCTACCGAGATGCGGTGCTCAAACCACGATTCCACGCGCAGAGTTGGGCGTTCGTGCGTTATCTGCTGACTCTGTCGGTGGCGGAGGGTGCGCGCGGAGGTCTCCTGGAAAAGTTACGCGAGTCGATGAAACCGGAGTCTCTGATCGAGGCGATGGAGACGTCGTGGGCCTCGGGTTTCTCGGACGACGCGACGATCACGATCCCCCTTTCTCGTCCGATCTCACAAGAGGGGATTCCGAAAGCCATTGACCGTGTCGAGATGACTCGAAGGCTCGGGGATCTGGCGGCGGTCCACTCTCCGAAACGCGCGAAGAACTACTTTCGTGCCGCATTGTCCGCGGACGACCGGCATGCAGCGTCCCACGCCGGCCTGGGAAAACTCCTGATCCGTGAGGGAGATACGGCCGAGGGGCTGCGACACCTGAGATGGGCTGTCGAGCTGGAACCGAACGATCCACGTTTCAGGCGATTGCTCGGTTTAGCCGTCGGGGAGTGA
- a CDS encoding CRTAC1 family protein: MTRPDTKSLGIVCCLLLTLSSCGPVETPAEPAALFVDVSVDVGLDFTHDNGMSGEKYIAEMMGPGGAFLDFDNDGDLDIYLPQGRPLNPGTSSGSSGTDRLFRNDLVVSPDGSRSFGFTDVSVEAGLTPPTGYTFGVATGDYDGDGWIDLYLTQLGTNQLLRNNGDGTFSDRTEAAGVADLRMSMPAAFFDFDGDRRLDLYVGNYLDFRVATHKRCFSPSGRSDYCGPLAYNPLPDRLFRNTGDGTFEDVTRRAGLAESRGNALGVVITDFDLDGRHGLFVANDTGENFLWRNLGDGRFQEQALIAGCALNGNGEPEGSMGVEVADLDGDGDEDIFLTHMSQETNTLYLNGGTGLFDDGTIASGLGTPSWEFTGFGMISLDYDNDGQLDIAVANGEIKTIDAHLARGDPFPLHQTNQLFRNLGEGRFEEVTAIGGEVFLRSEVTRGLAVGDVDNDGDADILWINNHGPTRLLLNQVGSAAHWLGVRAVEGDPARDALGARVGIQRSDGSWVWHRVRVAGSYLSSSDPRVLFGLGDQTVPSRIRVQWTGGQTEEWPVDEYDRYVVVRRGEGTVVTASR; the protein is encoded by the coding sequence ATGACGCGCCCTGACACCAAGAGCCTCGGAATCGTCTGCTGCCTACTGCTCACACTCTCAAGCTGTGGGCCGGTAGAGACCCCCGCGGAGCCGGCGGCTCTGTTCGTCGATGTCTCCGTAGACGTCGGTCTCGATTTCACTCACGATAATGGGATGTCGGGGGAGAAGTACATCGCCGAGATGATGGGGCCCGGCGGCGCGTTTCTGGACTTTGACAACGACGGCGATCTGGATATCTACCTTCCCCAGGGCCGGCCCTTGAACCCCGGTACTTCAAGCGGTTCGAGTGGGACCGATCGTCTCTTTCGCAACGATCTCGTCGTGAGTCCCGACGGATCGCGGTCGTTCGGGTTCACCGACGTGAGCGTCGAGGCCGGCCTGACTCCGCCGACCGGTTACACGTTCGGGGTGGCCACCGGGGACTACGACGGGGACGGCTGGATCGATCTCTATCTGACGCAACTAGGGACGAATCAGCTGTTGCGGAACAACGGCGACGGGACGTTTTCCGATCGGACCGAGGCGGCGGGAGTCGCGGACCTTCGCATGAGTATGCCGGCGGCGTTCTTTGATTTCGACGGCGATCGCCGCCTCGATCTCTACGTCGGAAACTACCTGGACTTCAGGGTTGCCACGCACAAGCGGTGCTTCTCGCCGTCGGGGCGTTCGGACTACTGCGGTCCGTTGGCGTACAACCCGCTTCCGGATCGCCTCTTCAGGAACACGGGTGACGGCACATTTGAAGATGTGACTCGAAGGGCAGGCCTGGCAGAAAGCCGGGGAAATGCATTGGGTGTCGTGATCACCGACTTTGATCTGGACGGCAGGCACGGGTTGTTCGTCGCCAATGACACCGGAGAAAACTTCCTCTGGCGGAATCTCGGTGACGGTCGATTCCAGGAGCAGGCCCTCATCGCGGGCTGCGCCCTGAACGGGAACGGCGAACCGGAGGGCAGCATGGGCGTCGAGGTCGCCGATCTGGATGGCGACGGCGACGAGGACATCTTCCTGACCCACATGAGCCAGGAGACCAACACGCTCTATCTGAACGGAGGAACGGGTCTGTTCGACGACGGGACGATCGCCAGCGGGTTGGGGACGCCGAGTTGGGAGTTCACCGGTTTCGGGATGATCTCGCTGGATTACGACAACGACGGGCAACTGGACATCGCGGTGGCCAACGGCGAGATCAAGACGATCGACGCGCACCTCGCACGGGGGGATCCGTTTCCGCTGCACCAGACGAATCAACTGTTTCGGAACCTCGGCGAGGGGCGATTCGAGGAGGTGACCGCGATCGGTGGCGAGGTCTTCCTGCGGTCGGAGGTCACCCGTGGGTTGGCGGTGGGTGATGTCGACAACGACGGCGACGCCGACATCCTGTGGATCAACAACCACGGCCCGACACGCCTGTTGCTGAATCAGGTCGGCTCGGCGGCTCACTGGTTGGGTGTTCGTGCGGTTGAGGGCGACCCGGCCCGCGATGCCCTCGGGGCTCGTGTGGGAATCCAGCGCTCGGACGGTTCATGGGTCTGGCATCGCGTTCGCGTCGCGGGTAGTTACCTCTCTTCCAGCGACCCGAGAGTCCTGTTCGGGTTGGGCGACCAGACGGTTCCGTCACGGATTCGTGTCCAGTGGACCGGCGGCCAGACCGAAGAGTGGCCGGTCGACGAGTACGACCGCTACGTCGTGGTTCGGCGCGGCGAGGGGACCGTCGTGACGGCATCACGATGA
- a CDS encoding CRTAC1 family protein produces the protein MRWPLLIIPALLWAGCGSPDLDSSAESPAFVERAEETGLIFQHENGMSGEFYIIEVIGAGGALVDYDNDGDLDVYLVQGGPLTPNADVGSGPSDRLFRNDLHSRADGSTQLRFTDVTKMAGLSASGYGMGVAAGDYDNDGWVDLYVTRFGSNSLLRNVGDGTFVDVTERSGTDDVRWSVPAVFLDFDADGFLDLFVGNYVDFRYSNHKRCLPEQGFVDYCSPLAYRAESNRLFRNRQDGSFEDVTERAGLRGAAGNTLGAIALDVEGDGDLDIYVANDWNENRLWVNRGDGVYHERALIAGAAVNVDGQPEASMGVLAEDFDERGGVDIFLTHLMGETNTLYRNDGDGNFDDSSIGSGLGEPSWNFTGFGTSSLDYDNDGWADIFVANGAVRLILSLVRRGDPFPLRQTDQLFRNQGDGQFVDRTAAELPSLKEVGRGVAAGDVDNDGDVDLLVMNNNGPVHLLENRVGQRQSWVGFRVIDRHGRDAYDARVVLLSGAGRARTRWVSAGGSYASSGDPRVLFGLAEVEADQAVRVYWRDGTVEEWTGLSVRTYTTLRSGEGDSVVEP, from the coding sequence ATGAGGTGGCCGCTCCTCATCATCCCCGCACTTTTGTGGGCTGGTTGCGGGTCGCCGGATCTCGATTCGAGCGCCGAATCACCGGCGTTCGTCGAACGGGCCGAGGAGACCGGGCTGATCTTCCAGCATGAGAACGGGATGAGCGGAGAGTTCTACATCATCGAAGTTATCGGTGCCGGCGGCGCGCTTGTGGACTACGACAACGATGGCGACCTCGACGTCTACCTGGTTCAGGGGGGACCTCTGACGCCTAATGCCGACGTCGGGAGCGGCCCCTCGGACCGGTTGTTCCGCAACGACCTTCATTCCCGTGCCGACGGCTCGACTCAGTTGCGATTCACCGATGTGACCAAGATGGCCGGACTGTCCGCGAGCGGGTACGGCATGGGTGTCGCCGCCGGGGACTACGACAACGACGGCTGGGTTGATCTCTACGTCACGCGATTCGGTTCCAACAGCCTGCTGCGTAACGTCGGCGATGGCACGTTTGTTGACGTGACCGAGCGAAGCGGAACGGACGACGTGCGCTGGAGCGTTCCCGCCGTCTTCCTCGACTTTGACGCCGACGGGTTTCTCGATCTGTTCGTCGGAAACTACGTCGACTTCCGCTATAGCAATCACAAGCGCTGTCTCCCGGAGCAGGGATTTGTCGATTACTGCAGCCCTCTGGCCTATCGAGCCGAGTCCAACCGCCTGTTTCGCAATCGGCAGGACGGATCGTTCGAGGATGTGACCGAGCGGGCCGGACTGCGTGGGGCCGCCGGCAACACGTTAGGCGCCATCGCCCTGGATGTGGAGGGGGACGGGGATCTCGATATCTACGTGGCGAACGACTGGAACGAAAACCGGCTGTGGGTCAATCGTGGGGATGGCGTGTATCACGAGCGGGCGCTGATTGCAGGTGCCGCGGTCAACGTCGACGGTCAGCCCGAGGCCAGCATGGGGGTCCTTGCGGAAGACTTCGACGAGCGCGGCGGTGTCGATATCTTCCTGACCCACCTGATGGGCGAGACCAACACCCTCTATCGCAACGATGGCGACGGCAATTTCGACGACTCCAGTATCGGCAGCGGACTCGGCGAACCAAGCTGGAACTTTACCGGTTTCGGTACGTCCAGTCTCGACTACGACAACGACGGCTGGGCCGACATCTTCGTCGCCAACGGCGCGGTTCGGTTGATTTTGTCGCTCGTGCGACGCGGCGATCCCTTTCCGCTCAGGCAGACCGATCAACTGTTCCGCAATCAAGGCGACGGGCAATTCGTCGACCGCACGGCAGCCGAGCTTCCGTCGCTCAAAGAGGTCGGCCGGGGCGTGGCCGCCGGCGATGTCGACAACGATGGCGACGTGGACCTGCTTGTGATGAACAACAACGGACCCGTCCACCTACTGGAAAACCGCGTGGGGCAGCGGCAGAGCTGGGTCGGCTTTCGTGTGATCGATCGCCACGGTAGGGACGCCTACGACGCTCGGGTCGTTCTTCTCTCGGGCGCCGGCCGTGCGCGCACACGCTGGGTCAGCGCCGGCGGCAGCTACGCCTCTTCCGGGGATCCCAGGGTTCTGTT